A region of the Channa argus isolate prfri chromosome 14, Channa argus male v1.0, whole genome shotgun sequence genome:
ACATATGGGTTCAATATGATGCGCAACGTGGCATTACTGTATTGTATTTCCAAAGTACTCACATGGCATTACGGTTTCCATCTCAGTTACATCAAGCACTTCTTCACTGttcttttattactttgttaAATTGGTGATATTCATTTCTAATTTCAGGCTTGGTAATCGGTCACACATTTTCATCTTTCCCCATCTGCACATTAAAATTGAGAAAGCCCTATTCCTTTTCTAACCATATTCCCTCTATCTCCTCTCAAGCTGTCAGCGTTCGGTGCGGAGTTGTCGTCAGAGGCCTGCAGGGAGCTGGGCTTCTCCAGCAACCTGCTGTGCAGCTCTTGTGACCTGCTTGGGGAGTTCAGCCTCAACAAACTCCAGCCTGACTGCCGGCACTGCTGCCAGCAGGAGGCCCAGATGGAAATGCGGAAGGTAAAGGAAAGAACCGAGCTCACAGAACAGGCAAACAATAACTAATTGCCTGCTTAGATTCATTCACAGCATGTGGTGTGTTACATAAACTCAGGAAACACATCGCCTGAAACAAGCTTAACACAATTTCAtccagtaaaacaataaaatgaaaggcACTTATTATTTTATGCTAAATGTCTTAGACTTGAGGGTAGTTGTTGGAGGTCCACTGCAGACTCCTACCAAGTCTGTAATGTGTGACATTTATTGACAGGATTGCATCCCCCGGCAATTGAGCTGCTACTAAAATGACCCAGTTTTAGTCTTCCTGTCACTACGGCTGTTGACACAGTTTGCAGCTGTGCATCAGATCTCAGCtgccacacacaaactgtgtcaCTTGCTGTCTGTCTCAATCTATCTCTCTGGTGTTCAGAGTTGAGGCTTCTGAACCCTAGCTTGCCAATTCCCATAGTGTTGAAATGTAAAGTTTTGCTATAACAAGTGTTTTGTGTAACCACTTAGATGTTACGGTGTGCTCATACCTCTGGTGATTACAGCAAATTCAACACTACTCCCTAGTGAGCTCTGACAGATAAACATGGAGTCAAGTGGTGGtggaaaaacaatgtaatttttttttctttgactaaGCAAAGCCCCAAGAGCGTGTGTGGTATCCTAGCAACAGCACCTTGGAAAAATGCAGTGCACACCTCATTACACCTCTTGATGATAACTCTGTTTCAGACAGACACTTAAAGGAAAGATtactcctcttcttcctcacaatttaaatgaaaatgtcacttgGAGGTGCAAGTGTCTGTCTTCAGCTGCTGTCTGAGTGTACCGATAGAAATGACGGTGTCACTAAGCACATTTTCTCCTCAGACAGCAATAATTATCTGCCTTAAGAATTCTTTTGGTCTTGCACTTGACATCTGGGCTGTGTCATTAAACCTTCAGAGAAATTGCTTATTGCATGGCCTAGACAATTACTAAGATTTACTGAGCATGGAGGACATTTCGGTTACTCATTTTCATATGTGTGCTTCACTGGAGAGCACTTGCGCATAGCAGTACCTTAGCTCCCCTGGGTGCCTTTTTTATGGTTTGTCTCGGGAGAGCAGGAGAACCTTTTGTGAGAGCTTCTGAGGTTTGTGTGGTGTAGAGTTGGGGACAGGAGCACAGGTAGTCTTCATTTCAGAGCTTTAAAGCCTTAAAGGTCTGACagtattatagttttttttttcttatcaatAAATACCAATAAAAGGCCAAAACCACCAGTGAATTGATGCTACTAACTATCTGCATGCCACCGTTCTCATTCTTATGATAAAGCtcacaaaatgtacaatgtacTCCTATATGAGTAAAACAGCTagataaaaacaattaagtCCTAAAAAGCTATATACACAAAATTATTCCCTCTATTGCTTTTTCTATGATAATTTAACGTGTAAAGTTTAACAAGGCGTTCTTTTACAAACTTGGACACAGCTAAATTTAGCTGTGTTAAATCAAAACAATTGGTGTTGTGTTGATGTTCTCAGTTTGTACATAATCAGTCAACAATCTGTCTTAACTTTGGAAAGTACTTTATAAACCTTTGCAGTATAGCAAGCATCAGAAACTTCTTAAGAAATATTTGTTCAAGCCATGACCCACCTGGGTTGTGAAGATCAGACTTTAATAGTTAAGACCCAAATTTCTATGAGACTCATAGCTGATTCTCATCCCATCAAATGACTCCAATTTCCTATTAAAATGAATTGATAACTCAAGAAGTtcacaaatgtttgctttacaCAAATGAGTGCTGCATCCTTTTgcttttcaattaaaaaagaagTGTAATTTGTTCAATTGGGTGTCCTTTCTGTATTGTTAGGACTTCTTTAGAAATAGAATAATGGAGacatggaaaatgaaaacaatatattgtCAGGAGTGTATACATAGCTAAAGTCTTGGAAAAAGTATACTTTCAATATTTGCTcttaattttgaaaatgctgaTTGACAAGGTCATCAGCtgatcaaaaacatttcaaaatgttttaatgcttcAATGATTTCATGTTGAGTTGTCTATCATTTGTCTAGATTAGCCACAGAGTGATGATTCATTTCTGATCTGCCATGTGTGGTAAAATGAACggcacaaaaatgtaattttagcaGTGGCGGGTTGTTTACAGAAACACGGGAGAAATGAGGAGGAGAGGTTCTCAGCTTTGCCTGCTTAATTTAATTTGCTGTAAGAACCAGTCGACCGAACCATTAACCATCTTCCTTGAAACAGTGAGCAGCTCATGGTCCTGAGAAACTGCCGTGACACTCCAATTTCCTCTAACTTATTGTATATTGATGCTGGAGGTTTGATTACAAGTGAGCCTTGCACAAACTGCCATCCATCGGCATTGCTCCATATGCACAGGCTCACGGTTTAATGACCCCCAAGGAGATGCCCCGACACGTTTATGAATCAGTCTGTCCGAATCAAATTACTCCTCCAGGCCATGCGCcctaacagcagcagcaggttcagtctattctctctctgtgtgtgggcATCGATCGTAAAGGAAAACTCCTCACTGACTATTTTCTAATGTTTCTGTGCAGCTCTATGCTGGAGCCATTCTTGAGGTGTGTGGATGAAAACTGGGGAGGTTCCCTCAAGTCCAAGGTGAGTTTTCTCCAGTGACATGACTGTAGGTTGATCATAATCTGAACTGATGGTTCCTGAGAATGAGCTTGGGATTTAGTAGGTTCTTTGCCTGTATCGATTATGAATGAACAATGTATTCTCTTAAATCTTTTTCCAGCAGGTGGTCTTAAGAGCCTGAGGGCCAATTTTCAATCAAGCATTTGAagggtgtttttttcttttgtttgtttggttttttttgttttgttttatcttctgCATAGACCTCCCATCTCCACTCAGTGTAACATTTAGGTAACTCAGTGTTAGGTTATGTTGGTGGAGTTACAGCTGCTTCCCTCAGCAGGGGGGCAGGCTTCTAGACCCCATCTGTGCCATATGGCAGTCATTTGTATACTTCAGCTGTTGCCATGCTGTCATCTCAACGCTGTAAACACTGCATTCTCAGGAGGTTTTGCAGTTGTCACTCATTACAGGCCTTCTTACTAAAATAGAAAAGGCTAATTGACAGATTAATTACTTGACATTTGTCTTAACCAGTGTTTTTATCTCCTCAGCTTTTGTCAGGAGTGAAAAGCCAAAGATGTTCAAGGGTCTTCAGATCAAGGTGCAGATGATGAATTATGTTGATGTCTTACGCAATCTCATGATTACACACTTTAAGCTTTATCTGGAAAAATGTGATTTCAAGGATAAATCGGATTATGATGATCAGATGATTCCAaatatttttgagttttttttccttttgtattgAGGGCAAATATGCTTTCCTAACAACGCTCTTGTATTTCTCCCTTTCCACTCTCCCAATCCTATGCTACAGTACGTGAGAGGCTCAGATCCTGTACTAAAGCTTTTGGACGATAACGGGAACATCGCTGAAGAACTCAGCATCCTCAAGTGGAACACAGACAGCGTTGAGGAGTTTCTAAGTGAAAAATTAGACCGAATATAGGTGCAGAAGACtccaacttcttttttttttcttttttttttttttaagtctttactAAATGGGACAGTTCACCGAAAtcctaaacaaaaacatatttactacTTCTTGTTTTATCTAGCACTGCAGATAAGTTTTCCTTAAAGTTACATGGCTGTGAGGTATCAGTTTGTAAGATTTCCTGTCTCTGACTTTAGTCAACTTAAATTTTGTTAGTTGTGGTCACTGGactgaaaaatgtatattattcaTCAACAACTTGTCTTTCCTGATGGTTTCCTGATTACTGTAGATAAACCCCCCACAGTGCCAACAGTATTCACTGGACACTTTTATGGAAAGATTcgcaaatgtaaatacaaattttcAAAGTTTTAAGGATCAAGGGTACAATTTGTCTAccccactttgtttttgttggctgTTTCTGGCATAAAGTCTTAAAACCTGagcaaaatgaattaaaagtaaCTGCAGGTCTACAAATTACTAGAGGCTACTGAGATTGTTTTTGCGTTTTAGATGAACTGGCTCCATTAGTTATTTACAATTTGTTCACAACTTGGCCAGGATAGATGGTTGTTAAACAATTGGTCTCAGTTTTTCTATCTGAAATCATGAGTTTCTTGTCTGGTTTGACCAAATATCGTATGTGAGAAAGGGAAGCAACACAATTGCCCCTCAAATAATGTAAAGATGGAGGAAACATGGATGTCATCTGTTTTGCTGGGTTTGAGGAGGTTTAACAATAGTACATCAAGACCTGTTTCGTTTTCTGTCTGTGGGAGTTTCCATCACCCCAATTGTTTgttcaatattattttataattatttttttataatgctCAAAATGGATTGTAGTAGGAATGAATGGATCCTAGTTGCTTTCCACATGCAGATGTCTTTGCTGGGGCACATGTTAGTGAAGGCCTCACAGTAAACCAGTTTTGGGATGTGAAGtctgatgtgtatttgtgtttttgtgcatcttCTGCGTTGAAGAGCAACTAGATTTATTTAGAATCTTTGTTTTCTGAGCAAATGAGGTTTAAATATGCAACAATAAACAAAGTGTCTGATGGTTTTCCTGTCCTGTTGTCCTTTTGTCTCACAGAAATTTCACACAATCACATTTGTGGTTCCTGAACAGATTAGTGCTTTGCCAATGCTTGTTGTCACAATTTAAACCAAAGGCATGGATGTGCTGATATCTAGTGGTCTGAAGTAGcactgcattttgtgttttactggtGTGACACATGGGGACCCTACCTGCAAGGCTGCAAAATAATTTCCACATGCTTAGTCATCGGATTCCTATCATTTTGCATCTAAACTTAAAGATGCTGCTCAAGATATTTTAAGACGTATAAATCTGCTTTGAATTCTAATGTGTCTGAAAGTTTTTCCGCAATATGGTAAGTACTGTATTAAAATTTCTCAACATTTCTGCTCTATGTATGTTCCagcaatgaaaacacattttgcacagTGGAGGTAAAATAACCAATCTAAGTAACAATAAGCAAGACACATTTGACTGAAAGGGGACATTTCCAAAACTAATAACTGATACCTAACATCGTATGTTATGTATCaagtaaggttttttttttttttttttttttttttttaaagatctaattagattttatttaccTCCAAATACAGGAACCGTCATGTCATTCTCTACACAGTCTTCTGAAAATAAAGAGGAACCAACAACCAGCATCTTCTGCTAAGGAAATATGCAGgatgctgctgcaaaaaaacGACACTACCTCTGTGAAATCTCTTTATTCAGTTCTAAAACATGTTCCACATTTATTATTCATCAGTGCAGGAAAGAGTTCCactttgcacacacacgcacttctAAAGTGAGTTTCATTTtcagacataaaaataaaatgatttaacaaaaccttagttaaaaaaacattcaattaCATACACtgtgcatttataaatatttagtaACCACTAAGATTTGCAtgtgaaaactaaatattttgcCACAGCCACTGGACTACTATAGTAATGTGATGTAATGTATAAGGCATTGCACacctttttttctaaattaaaggTACAATAGTAACTATGcctttaaagcaaataaaaaaacataaaacatgctgGGAAAAGATCAAAGTACATGTCTTAGCAAACACAACCTGTCAGTGCTATAGGGCATGGCTAAAGTTACACATAACGGTCTCTCTTGGTGTCTTCTGAATTCTGATCACCTGGGACAGTTGTGCTGCGGGTCTGAGGTTTGTAAACAACCCCAGGGTACCTGAAAGACAGGAGGTAGCACAGGATGAATGTTCTGTCCAACAATTCTCTTGTGATTGTTTATCTTCTGAAAACAATTATGGGAAATAGTTGATGAGCAGGCATCTAGAAGTTCAAGTCCACCTCTTCCTTTACTATCACTGTAAATTTGTGAGGATTTACCGTGGTTTTTCATCTTTCACCATTTCCTTGAAAGCCAGGGATTTGAGAATGCCACCAATAAGCAGGACACCTCCTCCTATCCAACCAACAAACAGTGCAGGGCCAAATGTGTATCTGGCAAAGACAGAATACACACAGTTGTAGGTACAGCATGCACAGAATATGGAGactattaaaaaacaagcaaaaatagtAAATTTTTATGTCCTACGTGGGCATTCCCCCCATTCCCCCCATTCCTCCACCCATCcccatccctccctccatcaTTCCTCCTCCATATCCTCCTCCATAGTTGTTGTAGGTAGACATCCTGAAACTGGTCACAATCTGATTAGCGTAGATAGAAGCTCCTGCAATGCCACACAGTCCTGAAGGAGAGTTACACAGAGACATAGAGAGGTTAGTGTTAAGCTTGAAAAGCAAATCTAACGTCACTTCCactgtttttaatcacttttgaAAAACAATGGAGGTATATGGCAGATAAATAAGTTAAAATCAGGTTCTGCATCCACAGACATGAATGAGCGGAAGCAATTCATAGTTGGTTTTAGTCCTTTATGGGATTTGTTTTGAGTAACAAGAACATAGCAAATCACCATCCTTATTCTTCAATTATGAGAGTGTACAAACAAATGATAGGACTCCTAATAACCTCTGAAGGATTTGTCAGATTCTCCTTTTCAACCTGAGTCATTTTTATCTAAACTTCTACCCATACCGGCAATGATGAACATGATGCCAGCAGTGAGGCTCATCTTGCCCTTGGTGGTGTCTGCCATGCTGTTTATCGTGAGGCACTTCAGGGAGAAAACTGATACCACCGCTCCGAGCACACTCAGCACCACACCTACTATCATCAGGGCCCGCACAGCCTGGAAGGTACCTGGGTGACATAGAACACATACAGAGAGGCGTTACATTAGTAAAGTGATATTGGATGTTTCCAGGGCTGATCTAGGACACCAAATTCTCAagtcaaccacacacacagaaaaaagacgGAAAATAAAGTCtccaaaatgtacataaaatgtaacatattttaAGAGACTGAACcaaaaaatactgtaatcaGCCTAGGGTTAACATCCACCCCATGTTACTTTCCCAAAACGTTAATAAACTCTTCCAAAATCTTCTTCATTACAGAACCTGAATCTATGTCCTCAATGAGAGCAACAGTTTGATAATGCCTAAAACATTctccaaaatgttttactggTTAGGATTCTTTCTTAACTCTGTATTGACAAAAAAGGGgttcaattaaaacattttgtttacagaGGAAGAGTTCAAATTTGTTTGTCAAACCTTTTATTGCAAGTTtgcaattgttttaattttgacaaacatatttaatttgataATATGGTTCTCCTTCAGCAGGCTTCATGTAGGAACCTGCCCTTTGGATGTTGTTTGTTCTATCTCTGATAACTGTGTTGACTGAGTCTCGGCCGTCTGTCCATTACAGTGAATACAATGCACCGGTGCTCATGCAAACAATGATAAGAGCAGGCTTAACACTGAAACAAGGAAGTTGACAGAAACCaagagtaaaaataattttataaaattcagatttattcttttactttaaGAAAAAGTCCTTATCAAACATTATGTTCCACCAATAATTTTTAATGCCCTTTATCAACCCATTCAACTCTTTTTGTCATTGCAGTTTCCCTTCAATTGCCCTAAAAAGATTCCacacttaataaaaatataaaatatgacttgTAGAATTTAGTCACTGCTTTTGAGTGAAagtctgtttttaaacgtatgttattatttaatattccTATTAAAAAGATGGCACTGGCTGCTcattgtcctttttgttttacagcatgTTTTACAAACTTGAGGCCTACTGTACGTTCTTTACACATGTCAACATGGAACCTGTGAAACTGAATGAGAATAATCTCTTCATcttaaaatttcatttaaaactagTTTGGACTATTATTCAGCAAACATCTAAAAATTGTCCTTCAAGAGCAGAGATGTGGGTGTCCAGACTGTGTTAATCTCCTTTAAAAAATCCATGAGGCTGTGAAGGACACTCCAAAGTGAAGGAGAATAATTCTGGACACAGTCTGACCATGGGTAACTGTTAGGAAGGTTAATTTAAATCGTGTGTCATACCTGAGAAGCCAAGAAGGCCATACAGTGGACGGCACTCAGTAAGTCCAGATGAAGTGGTCTCACAGTCTTGCCACAGACCTTTGTAGGTGTAAACAGATGTCACCACTTCCCCCTGCCTGTCCTTGACACTCCAGTTGTTCATGGCAGTGGCTGCGATGAGTCCTGCTGCACCGATTAGGCCCAAAATAAATCCACCGTTCTGTAGAACTGAAGGCGCCATTGTCGTCTTTTCCTTTAGAGATTAGACCATAtactcaaacacacagtgtcTATTTGCAGGATGGTTTGTGCCCACTTCTAACAAATAGATCCTAATACCGTAACCGTAGCTGCATATGTGGAAAAGTCGAGAATGAATGTGCTGTGTGCAGGTGGAGAATTAAACAGGGCAAAATGGCACTTCGTATTAATGGTGGCGTTGGGTGGAGGTGGTTGGGTGTCACACAGTGGGTGATACAGTAGCATGGGCTGGGCTGCCTGGTGTTAAGAGGTGTGGACACACTGGTGATAGGAGCACCTGGCACCTAAATGAGAACTTGCTATTCAAAtgtaaacacaggaaacttAAACGCTGATTCTGTTGGCCTTTCCAACCTTTGGTCAGTGAGTAACTTATCATTGCTAATCCCAACAACTTTACAAACTAAAGAATGATGCAGTGCTGCATGCAAATACTGAGAGATGAGGCAGAGTGAGTGAAGTAGGAAGGaaggcaaacaaaacaacacacatgacTCTCATGGAGAGTCTCACTTATGGTACGATCCATAttgaagtttgttttattttactttaaacgGAGATACGCCAAaccagaaatgtaaaacattatacCAAAGCATAATGGTGGCAAAGAGTAAAGGTAAAAATCTCCCCAAATCCCCTCTGGTCAGGGGCCAAACATGGTGACATGACTGTAGCATTAACAGTCAGATTGTTTCATACAGGATTGTTgcattatgatgatgatgatgatgacgcaTTATGAGTTGCTGTACATTGTGACTAAAGCGAAGTGGTTTCAGTGTGATGAATTATTCCCTGTTactactgtaaaacaaacagaacttCAAATGATTTCCATGATTTAACTTCTCACCTTTATCACTTTGTCAACAACTGGGGTGGAGAGAAGTTTCTATTCTTCTCTTATCACCTGCCTGGCTCTCGTAGCCACTCAAATGGACACCCACAACAAAACTACTACTTACCAAACATGAAGGGACCAGAACTAAATAGAAATGTCTGTATAAATAGGAACAGGTCAGGTCTGTAAACTACATGAGAACACTTTGCTCTGACAACAAACCTccccagatttattttttattaacattgaattaattaattaagtcTGACATAAATTGACATCAGAGAGACAGTAAAAAAGTTATAAGATCCTGAATACAAATtgtaatatgaataataattaacTTCACATTAACATTGTTCATCGAATAATAACCGACACACTGATGCGATTGCATGGTTGTTGTCTAAATATTTATAACtaacattattagaaaatccTTCAGAAAAACATCTATCACCTCCACTTcaaacttaaatttaaaaaacaggtCGACATTTTGGGACATACATACTGGGTGGGGGgacaaacaggtgttactgaatcaaaaacaataaattggaCATTATTTCACTCTTGCAAGATTCCTaaaaagaatacaaataaaGAACTTTCTCAACTGTTGTGTTGAGTTGTGATCAGCAAAGGTAATACTGCATTGTGCAGGGTAAATGTTATTTCAGTATGTCTTGACTTTATCACTTTAAAATATCACTAATATGTGTTTAATCATTATTTACA
Encoded here:
- the selenof gene encoding selenoprotein F — protein: MSGEVYLFWLLSFLQTLSAFGAELSSEACRELGFSSNLLCSSCDLLGEFSLNKLQPDCRHCCQQEAQMEMRKLYAGAILEVCGUKLGRFPQVQAFVRSEKPKMFKGLQIKYVRGSDPVLKLLDDNGNIAEELSILKWNTDSVEEFLSEKLDRI
- the cldn18 gene encoding claudin-18 — translated: MAPSVLQNGGFILGLIGAAGLIAATAMNNWSVKDRQGEVVTSVYTYKGLWQDCETTSSGLTECRPLYGLLGFSGTFQAVRALMIVGVVLSVLGAVVSVFSLKCLTINSMADTTKGKMSLTAGIMFIIAGLCGIAGASIYANQIVTSFRMSTYNNYGGGYGGGMMEGGMGMGGGMGGMGGMPTYTFGPALFVGWIGGGVLLIGGILKSLAFKEMVKDEKPRYPGVVYKPQTRSTTVPGDQNSEDTKRDRYV